One Drechmeria coniospora strain ARSEF 6962 chromosome 01, whole genome shotgun sequence genomic region harbors:
- a CDS encoding DNA-directed RNA polymerase III subunit rpc5 — protein MASPSPDDTVERMDMDIDPNLLPSKDEADDEDDPITASYSIFLNPAPPLGRRLLVLQHPNRTDDTPRPPPTEMRLKAHSGMVEVDMPIDTAAAYDREKGLKWGRTLHSSMATKNGGSHGLAGGFGFGAVQQRGPGRKKTAADDDDEGVLDWNDAVRQDKVLRMQTLGGQYPDIEEVQYMLHHIDATTQQERNAASSAAKEAAPPGPAARAIHMTIKTTTDGDTITTETMADRLRYVQTEPWRKLRYTDENDEASWEVYNDTLFLKPKPDADGADVPVADAKGDLEEAVSTFASKWGSKQMLEAVSDIVLPEPGPRPQIKPELSDKQQGSGLHEQNETPKLKGKARSGSTAAPPRKGSRSKASSSKAAVSMD, from the exons ATGGCGTCCCCTTCGCCCGACGACACTGTCGAGCGGATGGATATGGATATCGACCCCAACCTGCTGCCGTCGAAAGACGAagcggacgacgaagacgacccCATCACGGCATCCTACTCCATCTTCCTCAACCCCGCACCACCCCTCGgtcgccgtctcctcgtcctgcagCACCCCAACCGCACCGACGACAcgccgcgcccgccgccgacggagatgCGCCTCAAGGCTCACTCGGGCatggtcgaggtcgacatgCCCATcgacaccgccgccgcttaCGACCGCGAAAAGGGCCTCAAATGGGGCCGCACCCTCCACTCTTCCATGGCCACCAAGAACGGTGGCAGCCACGGTCTtgccggcggcttcggcttcggcgccgtccaGCAGCGAGGCCCCGGGcggaagaagacggcggccgacgacgacgacgagggcgtgcTGGACTGGAACGACGCCGTGAGGCAGGACAAGGTGCTGAGAATGCAGACGCTTGGAGGACAGTATCCCGACATCGAGGAGGTCCAGTACATG CTCCATCACATCGACGCAACCACCCAACAGGAGCGCAATGCCGCATCGtccgccgccaaggaggcCGCGCCCCCTGGCCCCGCTGCTCGTGCCATTCACATGACCATCAAGACCACCACCGACGGGgacaccatcaccaccgaAACCATGGCCGACCGTCTGCGCTACGTCCAGACCGAGCCCTGGCGCAAGCTGCGCTATACCGATGAGAACGATGAGGCCTCTTGGGAGGTCTACAACGACACCCTGTTCCTGAAGCCCaagcccgacgccgacggtgccgacgtccCCGTGGCCGATGCCAAAGGAGACCTCGAGGAAGCCGTTTCCACCTTTGCTTCCAAGTGGGGGAGCAAGCAGATGCTCGAGGCTGTCAGTGACATTGTCTTGCCGGAGCCCGGACCACGGCCGCAAATCAAGCCTGAGCTCTCCGACAAGCAGCAGGGCAGCGGGCTTCATGAGCAAAACGAGACGCCGAAACTCAAGGGCAAGGCCCGAAGTGGAAGCACAGCAGCACCCCCGCGGAAAGGCTCGCGATCCAAGGCGTCCTCTTCAAAAGCTGCCGTCAGCATGGACTGA
- a CDS encoding endosomal integral membrane protein yields MFRDTAPSALLATILAAPQLASAFYLPGVAPTSYKPGDSVPLYVNSIKPVAALHDYRLHSIVSYDYYHPAFQFCQPPGGPKYVSESLGSILFGDRIMTSPFELHMGKNETCKTLCKASYPEKARAFINDKIEEGYSLNWLVDGLPAGQKLIDDLTGTTFYSPGFMLGGFYGEEFNEEEIFFNNHYEIWIEYHELSGNPNQLRVVDVVVQPSSKAYPNEPDCAEGHPPILFKEGGRDEEVQFTYSVYWKKSNTAWATRWDKYLHVFDPKIHWFWLVDTAIIVVILVLTVMSVLVRTLKKDIARYNRLDQISLDDLNGTSAIEDGVQEDSGWKLVHGDVFRMPSQPLLLSVLLGNGAQLFVMTGATIIFALLGFLSPSNRGSLGTLMILLYTIFSFVGGYASARVYKSLQGEQWKTNIALTPILVPGTVFAAFLLLDLFLWAKGSSGAVPFTTMLVIILIWFIISIPLSIAGSWLGFRSPLIEAPVRTNQIPRQIPTPTAYLKPIPCMLIVGLLPFGAIFVELYFIMSSIWFSRIYYMFGFLFLCYGLMIVVCAAVTILMTYFLLCAENYNWQWRSFLAAGASGGYIFLNCLLYLITKVKLSGFAGIVLYLGYSALISSLFFILAGSIGYFASWWFVRRIYASLKID; encoded by the exons ATGTTCAGAGATaccgcgccgtcggcgcttcTTGCGACGATACTCGCCGCTCCCCAGCTGGCATCAGCCTTCTACCTTCCCGGTGTCGCACCGACTTCCTACAAACCTGGCGACTCGGTGCCCCTGTACGTCAACAGCATCAaacccgtcgccgccctgcaCGATTATCGGCTGCACTCGATCGTCTCCTACGACTACTATCACCCGGCCTTTCAGTTCTGCCAGCCCCCCGGTGGCCCCAAATATGTCTCGGAGAGCCTGGGGAGCATCCTCTTCGGCGACCGGATAATGACGTCCCCCTTCGAGCTGCACATGGGCAAGAACGAGACGTGCAAGACCCTCTGCAAAGCCTCGTACCCGGAAAAGGCACGCGCGTTCATCAACGACAAGATCGAGGAGGGTTACAGCTTGAactggctcgtcgacggccttccTGCCGGACAGAAGCTCATCGATGACTTGACCGGCACCACCTTCTACAGCCCAGGCTTCATGCTCGGCGGCTTCTACGGCGAAGAGTtcaacgaggaggagatcTTCTTCAACAACCACTACGAGATCTGGATCGAGTACCACGAGCTCAGCGGCAACCCGAACCAgctccgcgtcgtcgacgtcgtcgtccagccgAGCTCCAAGGCGTACCCCAACGAGCCTGACTGTGCCGAAGGCCACCCGCCCATCCTCTTCAAGGAAGGCGGCAGGGATGAAGAGGTCCAGTTCACCTACAGCGTCTACTGGAAGAAGTCCAACACTGCTTGGGCCACCCGGTGGGACAAGTACCTCCACGTCTTCGATCCCAAGATCCACTGGTTCTGGCTCGTCGACacggccatcatcgtcgtcatcctcgtcctcaccgTCATGTCCGTGCTCGTCAGGACCTTGAAGAAGGATATCGCGCGATACAACCGCCTGGACCAGATCAGTCTGGATGACCTCAACGGCACGTCGGccatcgaggacggcgtgcAGGAGGACTCGGGCTGGAAGCTCGTCCACGGCGACGTCTTCCGCATGCCTTCTCAGCCCTTGCTGCTGTCGGTGCtgctcggcaacggcgccCAGCTCTTCGTCATGACGGGCGCCACCATCATCTTTGCCCTCCTAGGCTTCCTCTCACCGTCCAACCGCGGCTCCCTCGGCACGCTCATGATCCTGCTCTACACCATCTTCAGCTTCGTCGGAGGCTACGCCTCCGCCAGGGTCTACAAGTCTTTGCAGGGAGAGCAGTGGAAGACGAACATCGCGCTCACGcccatcctcgtccccggcaccgtctttgccgccttcctcctcctcgatctCTTCCTCTGGGCCAAGGGCTCGTCGGGTGCCGTTCCCTTCACCACGATgctcgtcatcatcctcatCTGGTTCATCATCTCCATCCCTCTCTCCATCGCCGGCTCCTGGCTTGGCTTCCGCAGTCCCCTCATCGAGGCTCCCGTGCGGACGAACCAGATCCCCCGCCAGATCCCCACCCCGACCGCCTATCTGAAGCCGATACCTTGCATGCTGATCGTCGGTCTCCTACCTTTCGGTGCCATCTTCGTCGAGCTCTACTTCATCATGAGCTCCATCTGGTTCAGCCGCATCTACTACATGTTCGGCTTTCTCTTCCTCTGCTACGGCCTCATGATCGTCGtctgcgccgccgtcaccatcCTGATGACCTACTTCTTGCTCTGCGCCGAAAACTACAACTGGCAGTGGAGatccttcctcgccgccggcgcgagcgGTGGCTACATCTTCCTGAACTGCCTTCTCTACCTCATCACCAAGGTCAAGCTCAGCGGCTTCGCCGGCATTGTGCTGTACCTAGGCTACAGCGCCCTCATATCCTCCCTGTTCTTCATCCTTGCCG GTTCCATTGGGTACTTTGCCAGTTGGTGGTTTGTCCGAAGGATTTACGCGTCCCTCAAGATCGATTAA
- a CDS encoding Sas10/Utp3/C1D-like protein, translating to MAAPTTLSALLTSLTQSLTLAQESAPKIASIEHPKDGISLLDVKNELLLSYLQNLVFLILLKLRNAKSASDSDGLGESVRLKLVELRLYLERGTRPLEEKLKFSIERFLRTANDAQREEQNTMPNSEKKGGTGGDSDSDSGSGSDESEKEASARPMQRRPGGKSAGPNLGNMVDDVTVSRAKHDADPSGVYRAPKRDRVVMETTRPREKAERRPGRSHTMEEFVQSELSTAPMAEPSIGTTIVQGGRKMKTVQERKEEDERREYEEANLVRLPKLSKKELAKKGREAGRRSHMQFGGEEWHDLGEGADRIDRLTKRKGPAGGKVQAMLEKSRKRGFDTADGPRGSGHGPAIGERFQKKVRVMEAGRRDRGKGR from the coding sequence ATGGCGGCGCCAACGACCTTGTCGGCTTTGCTGACCTCTCTGACGCAATCTCTGACTCTCGCTCAAGAATCCGCTCCCAAGATTGCCTCGATTGAGCATCCCAAAGATGGCATCTCCCTTCTCGATGTCAAGAACGAGCTGCTCCTCTCGTACCTCCAAaacctcgtcttcctcatcctcctcaaGCTCCGAAACGCAAAGTCAGCGTCGGACAGCGATGGACTGGGTGAATCGGTGCGGCTCAAACTCGTCGAGCTGCGATTGTATCTCGAAAGGGGAACGCGGCCGCTGGAGGAGAAGCTGAAGTTCTCCATCGAGCGCTTCCTTCGCACGGCCAACGACGCGCAGCGAGAAGAACAGAACACGATGCCAAATTCGGAGAAGAAGGGAGGAACTGGCGGCGATTCCGACTCGGATTCGGGTTCCGGGTCGGACGAGTCCGAGAAAGAGGCCAGCGCGCGGCCGATGCAACGCAGACCTGGCGGCAAGTCAGCCGGTCCGAATCTCGGCAACatggtcgacgacgtcaccgTCAGCAGGGCGAAGCATGATGCCGACCCATCCGGCGTCTACCGCGCTCCCAAGCGAGACCGCGTCGTCATGGAGACGACGCGTCCCCGGGAGAAGGCGGAACGTCGGCCAGGCCGATCCCACACGATGGAGGAGTTTGTCCAGTCCGAGCTCTCGACGGCACCCATGGCCGAGCCCAGCATCGGCACGACCATCGTCCAGGGCGGCCGCAAGATGAAGACGGTGCAGGAGCgcaaggaggaggatgagagGCGCGAGTACGAAGAGGCGAACCTCGTGCGCCTCCCAAAACTGAGCAAAAAGGAACTTGCCAAGAAGGGCAGGGAGGCGGGCCGCAGGAGCCACATGCAGTTTGGTGGCGAGGAGTGGCACGATCTGGGCGAGGGTGCGGACCGGATCGACCGGCTGACGAAGCGAAAGGGCCCGGCTGGCGGCAAGGTGCAGGCGATGCTGGAGAAGAGCCGGAAACGAGGCTTCGACACGGCCGATGGGCCGCGGGGCAGCGGTCACGGCCCTGCCATCGGAGAGCGGTTCCAGAAGAAGGTGAGGGTTATGGAAGCCGGTCGGCGCGACCGAGGGAAGGGGAGGTAG